The following proteins come from a genomic window of Citrobacter europaeus:
- the argR gene encoding transcriptional regulator ArgR: MRSSAKQEELVKAFKALLKEEKFSSQGEIVLALQDQGFDNINQSKVSRMLTKFGAVRTRNAKMEMVYCLPAELGVPTTSSPLKNLVLDIDYNDAVVVIHTSPGAAQLIARLLDSLGKAEGILGTIAGDDTIFTTPAKGFTVKDLYEAILELFEQEL, from the coding sequence ATGCGAAGCTCGGCAAAACAAGAAGAATTAGTAAAGGCGTTTAAAGCGCTGCTTAAAGAAGAAAAGTTCAGCTCTCAGGGCGAAATCGTCCTCGCGTTGCAGGATCAGGGCTTTGATAATATCAATCAGTCCAAGGTTTCTCGCATGCTGACCAAGTTTGGCGCCGTGCGTACCCGCAATGCGAAAATGGAAATGGTGTACTGCCTGCCGGCAGAGTTAGGAGTACCTACTACCTCCAGCCCGCTGAAAAATCTGGTACTGGATATCGACTATAACGATGCGGTCGTGGTTATTCATACCAGCCCTGGCGCTGCTCAGTTGATCGCACGTCTGCTGGATTCATTGGGTAAAGCGGAAGGTATTCTGGGTACGATTGCCGGTGACGATACCATCTTCACCACCCCAGCTAAGGGCTTTACGGTAAAAGATTTGTACGAAGCCATTCTGGAACTGTTCGAACAAGAGCTGTAA
- the yhcN gene encoding peroxide/acid stress response protein YhcN: MKIKTTIATLSLLSVLSFGASAAVTQVNSQEAQNLQSMGSISVSQIGSSPMDMRQAIAAKAEKAGASSYRVTELREGAHWHATAELYK, encoded by the coding sequence ATGAAAATCAAAACTACTATTGCAACCTTAAGCCTTCTTTCTGTTCTCTCTTTCGGCGCAAGCGCCGCGGTTACTCAGGTGAACTCACAAGAAGCACAGAACCTGCAATCCATGGGCAGCATCTCCGTATCTCAGATCGGTAGCTCACCAATGGATATGCGTCAGGCCATCGCCGCTAAAGCTGAAAAAGCGGGCGCCAGCAGCTATCGCGTCACCGAACTCCGTGAAGGCGCTCACTGGCACGCAACTGCAGAACTCTACAAATAA
- the aaeB gene encoding p-hydroxybenzoic acid efflux pump subunit AaeB, with product MGIFSIANQHIRFAVKLACAIVLALFVGFHFQLETPRWAVLTAAIVAAGPAFAAGGEPYSGAIRYRGMLRIVGTFIGCIAALIIIISMIRAPLLMILVCCIWAGFCTWISSLVKIENSYAWGLSGYTALIIVITIQAEPLLTPQFALERCSEIVMGIVCAIVADLLFSPRSVKQEIDVELDSLLVAQYQLMQLCIKHGDSEEVDKAWGDLVRRTAALEGMRSNLNMESSRWVRANRRLKALNTLSLTLITQSCETYLIQNTRPELITDTFRELFDTPVETVQDVHKQLKRMRRVIAWTGERETPVTIYSWAGAATRYLLLKRGVVSNTKISATEEEILQGEPVVKVESAERHHAMVNFWRTTLSCVLGTLFWLWTGWTSGSGAMVMIAVVTSLAMRLPNPRMVAIDFIYGTLAALPLGALYFLVIIPNTQQSMLLLCLSLAVLGFFLGIEVQKRRLGSMGALASTINIIVLDNPMTFHFSQFLDSALGQIVGCVLAFIVIMLVRDNSRDRTGRVLLNQFVSAAVSAMTTNVVRRKENHLPALYQQLFLLMNKFPGDLPKFRLALTMIIAHQRLRDAPVPVNEDLSAFHRQLRRTADRVISAGNDDKRRRYFSQLLEELDIYQEKLIIWQAPPQVTEPVKRLSGMLHKYQHALVSN from the coding sequence ATGGGTATTTTCTCCATTGCCAACCAGCATATCCGCTTTGCGGTAAAACTGGCGTGCGCGATTGTACTGGCGCTGTTCGTTGGTTTTCACTTCCAACTTGAGACCCCGCGCTGGGCGGTGCTGACCGCAGCCATTGTGGCGGCGGGCCCGGCTTTTGCCGCCGGCGGAGAACCTTATTCAGGCGCTATCCGCTATCGCGGCATGCTGCGTATTGTCGGGACATTTATTGGCTGTATTGCCGCACTGATCATTATCATCAGCATGATCCGCGCCCCGTTATTGATGATCCTGGTGTGTTGTATCTGGGCCGGGTTTTGTACCTGGATCTCATCGCTAGTGAAGATCGAAAACTCCTACGCATGGGGACTTTCGGGCTATACGGCGCTGATCATCGTCATTACCATCCAGGCTGAACCGCTGCTGACGCCACAATTTGCGCTCGAACGCTGTAGTGAAATTGTGATGGGGATTGTCTGCGCCATTGTGGCCGATCTGCTCTTTTCGCCCCGTTCGGTGAAACAAGAGATTGATGTTGAACTGGACAGTCTGCTGGTGGCGCAGTATCAGCTTATGCAGTTGTGCATAAAGCATGGCGACAGTGAGGAAGTGGACAAAGCCTGGGGCGATTTAGTCAGGCGTACGGCGGCGCTGGAAGGTATGCGCAGTAACCTGAACATGGAGTCCTCACGCTGGGTGCGCGCTAACCGCAGACTGAAAGCATTGAACACGTTGTCGCTCACGCTTATCACGCAGTCCTGCGAAACCTATCTTATTCAGAACACCCGACCGGAACTGATCACTGACACCTTCCGCGAGTTGTTCGATACACCGGTTGAAACGGTGCAGGATGTCCATAAACAGCTGAAGCGGATGCGTCGTGTGATTGCCTGGACCGGCGAGCGCGAAACGCCGGTTACGATATATAGTTGGGCAGGCGCCGCGACACGCTACCTGCTGCTCAAACGCGGTGTGGTGAGTAATACCAAGATTAGCGCTACGGAAGAAGAGATCCTGCAAGGCGAGCCGGTGGTGAAAGTGGAGTCTGCCGAGCGCCATCATGCAATGGTCAACTTCTGGCGCACTACGCTTTCTTGTGTGCTGGGAACCTTATTCTGGCTGTGGACCGGCTGGACCTCTGGCAGCGGCGCAATGGTGATGATTGCGGTTGTCACCTCGCTGGCAATGCGTTTGCCCAATCCTCGCATGGTGGCGATAGACTTTATTTACGGTACGTTGGCGGCGTTACCGCTTGGGGCGCTCTATTTCCTGGTGATTATCCCCAATACGCAGCAAAGTATGCTGTTACTGTGCCTGAGCCTGGCGGTGCTGGGATTCTTTCTGGGGATTGAGGTACAGAAACGACGACTGGGTTCGATGGGAGCGCTGGCCAGCACCATTAATATCATTGTGCTGGATAACCCGATGACCTTCCACTTTAGCCAGTTCCTTGACAGTGCGTTGGGGCAGATTGTTGGCTGTGTGCTGGCGTTTATTGTCATTATGTTGGTGCGCGATAACTCTCGTGACAGAACGGGGCGTGTGTTGCTCAACCAGTTTGTCTCGGCGGCGGTTTCAGCAATGACCACCAACGTGGTACGTCGTAAAGAAAACCACCTCCCGGCGCTTTATCAGCAGCTGTTTTTATTGATGAACAAATTTCCTGGCGATCTGCCGAAGTTTCGCCTGGCGCTGACAATGATCATCGCACATCAGCGCCTGCGCGATGCGCCGGTACCGGTGAACGAGGATTTATCCGCATTCCACCGCCAGCTTCGCCGTACTGCCGATCGCGTGATTTCCGCAGGAAACGACGACAAGCGCCGACGCTATTTTAGCCAGTTGCTGGAGGAGCTTGATATCTACCAGGAAAAATTAATCATCTGGCAAGCTCCACCGCAGGTGACCGAACCGGTAAAACGGCTCAGTGGGATGCTGCATAAATACCAGCATGCGCTGGTCAGTAATTAA
- the aaeA gene encoding p-hydroxybenzoic acid efflux pump subunit AaeA, translated as MKTLTKKLSRTATTLVLVILAFIAIFRAWVFYTESPWTRDARFSADVVAIAPDVAGLITNVNIHDNQLVKKDQILFTIDQPRYKKALEQAEADVSYYQVLAQEKRQEASRRNRLGVQAMSREEIDQSNNVLQTVLHQLAKAQATRDLAKLDLERTVIRAPADGWVTNLNVYSGEFITRGSTAVALVKQHSFYVLAYMEETKLEGVRPGYRAEITPLGSNNVLKGTVDSVAAGVTNASSTRDAKGMATIDSNLEWVRLAQRVPVRIRLDEQQGTLWPAGTTATVVITGKRDRDASQESFFRKMAHRLREFG; from the coding sequence GTGAAAACACTAACAAAAAAACTCTCCCGTACGGCCACGACTCTCGTACTGGTCATTCTGGCCTTCATTGCCATTTTCCGCGCATGGGTGTTCTACACCGAGTCGCCGTGGACGCGTGACGCCCGATTCAGCGCCGATGTCGTTGCCATTGCGCCGGACGTGGCGGGTCTTATTACCAACGTTAACATCCATGATAACCAACTGGTGAAAAAGGATCAGATCCTGTTCACTATCGATCAGCCTCGTTATAAAAAAGCCCTTGAGCAGGCTGAAGCTGATGTCTCTTATTACCAGGTTCTGGCGCAGGAAAAACGCCAGGAGGCCAGTCGTCGTAACCGGCTGGGCGTACAGGCCATGTCTCGTGAAGAGATTGACCAGTCAAACAACGTCCTGCAAACCGTATTACACCAGCTTGCGAAGGCGCAGGCGACCCGCGATCTGGCAAAATTAGATCTGGAACGTACCGTGATTCGCGCGCCAGCAGATGGCTGGGTGACTAACCTGAATGTCTATAGCGGCGAATTTATTACGCGTGGCTCCACGGCGGTGGCGTTGGTCAAACAGCATTCTTTCTATGTGCTGGCCTATATGGAAGAAACCAAACTGGAAGGCGTTCGCCCTGGATATCGCGCCGAGATCACCCCGCTTGGCAGTAATAATGTACTGAAGGGCACCGTTGATAGCGTGGCGGCTGGCGTAACGAATGCCAGCAGCACGCGGGATGCAAAGGGTATGGCAACCATTGATTCCAATCTTGAATGGGTGCGTCTGGCACAGCGTGTACCGGTGCGAATTCGTCTTGATGAGCAGCAGGGAACCCTGTGGCCTGCCGGGACTACGGCTACCGTCGTTATTACCGGCAAGCGAGATCGCGATGCAAGCCAGGAATCCTTCTTCCGTAAAATGGCGCACCGCCTGCGCGAGTTTGGTTAA
- a CDS encoding AaeX family protein, which produces MSLFPVIVVFGLSFPPIFFELLLSLAIFWLVRRVLVPTGIYDFVWHPALFNTALYCCLFYLITRLFV; this is translated from the coding sequence ATGAGTCTGTTTCCCGTTATCGTGGTGTTTGGTCTGTCCTTCCCACCGATTTTTTTCGAATTACTTTTGTCACTGGCGATTTTCTGGCTGGTGCGCCGGGTACTGGTTCCGACTGGCATCTATGATTTTGTCTGGCATCCGGCTCTGTTTAACACCGCGCTGTATTGCTGTCTGTTCTATTTAATAACGCGCCTGTTCGTTTGA
- the aaeR gene encoding HTH-type transcriptional activator AaeR: MERLKRMSVFAKVVELGSFTAAARQLQMSVSSISQTVSKLEDELQVKLLNRSTRSIGLTEAGKIYYQGCRRMLHEAQDVHEQLYAFNNTPIGTLRIGCSSTMAQNVLAGLTSKMLKEYPGLTVNLVTGIPAPDLIADGLDVVIRVGALQDSSLFSRRLGAMPMVVCAAKSYLAQFGVPEKPADLSNHSWLEYSVRPDNEFELIAPEGISTRLIPEGRFVTNDPMTLVRWLAAGAGIAYVPLMWVINEINRGEVEILLPRYQSDPRPVYALYTEKDKLPLKVQVVINYLSDYFVDVVGVFQGVRG; encoded by the coding sequence ATGGAACGATTAAAACGTATGTCGGTGTTTGCCAAAGTTGTCGAACTGGGCTCCTTCACCGCCGCCGCAAGACAGCTACAAATGAGCGTATCATCGATAAGCCAGACGGTCTCTAAACTGGAAGATGAGCTACAGGTCAAGCTGCTAAACCGCAGCACACGCAGCATTGGGCTAACCGAAGCTGGAAAAATTTATTATCAGGGCTGCCGCCGAATGCTGCACGAAGCACAGGATGTTCACGAGCAGCTTTATGCCTTTAACAACACCCCCATCGGCACCCTGCGCATTGGCTGTTCTTCAACCATGGCACAAAATGTCCTCGCTGGGTTGACCTCAAAGATGCTGAAAGAGTATCCAGGATTGACCGTAAATCTGGTAACCGGCATCCCGGCACCGGATTTAATCGCCGATGGTCTGGACGTGGTTATTCGCGTCGGCGCGTTGCAGGACTCCAGCCTGTTTTCACGTCGCCTGGGTGCTATGCCGATGGTGGTCTGCGCCGCTAAAAGCTATCTCGCGCAGTTTGGCGTCCCGGAGAAGCCCGCCGATCTCAGCAACCACTCGTGGCTGGAGTACAGCGTGCGCCCGGATAATGAGTTCGAGCTTATTGCTCCGGAGGGGATCTCTACCCGGCTGATCCCAGAGGGGCGATTCGTGACTAACGATCCGATGACGCTGGTTCGCTGGCTGGCCGCAGGCGCGGGGATCGCCTATGTGCCGTTGATGTGGGTGATCAATGAGATCAATCGTGGCGAAGTGGAGATCCTGCTTCCCCGCTATCAGTCGGATCCGCGTCCGGTCTATGCGCTGTATACCGAAAAAGACAAACTGCCGCTCAAGGTCCAGGTGGTGATTAACTACCTGTCGGATTATTTTGTCGATGTGGTCGGCGTTTTTCAGGGCGTCCGAGGATGA
- a CDS encoding YagU family protein: MNLFEQTQPSRRRYGLAAFIGLIAGIVSSFVKWGAEVPLPPRSPTDLFTGACGPEQLIRAASQIDCSRNFLNPPYIFLRDWLGVVDPNAAVYTFAGHIFNWVGVTHIIFSIVFAVGYCIVAEVFPKIKLWQGLLAGALAQLFVHMISFPLMGLTPPLFELPWYEHVSEIAGHLIWFWSIEIIRRDLRNRITHEPDPEIPLGNIR, from the coding sequence ATGAATCTATTTGAACAAACACAACCTTCGCGCAGGCGCTACGGGCTCGCCGCGTTTATTGGCTTGATTGCAGGGATCGTCTCCTCTTTCGTCAAATGGGGAGCAGAGGTTCCCCTTCCTCCACGCAGCCCTACTGATTTATTCACCGGCGCATGTGGACCGGAACAATTAATAAGAGCAGCCAGCCAGATTGATTGCTCACGCAACTTCTTAAATCCTCCCTATATATTTTTACGCGACTGGTTGGGCGTTGTCGATCCTAACGCCGCTGTATATACATTTGCCGGGCATATATTTAACTGGGTTGGCGTGACGCATATTATTTTCTCTATCGTCTTTGCCGTAGGTTATTGCATCGTTGCAGAAGTCTTCCCTAAAATTAAGCTTTGGCAGGGTTTGCTGGCTGGCGCGTTAGCTCAGCTTTTTGTCCATATGATCTCGTTCCCGCTGATGGGGCTGACGCCTCCGCTCTTTGAACTGCCGTGGTACGAGCACGTATCTGAAATCGCAGGGCATCTTATCTGGTTCTGGTCGATCGAAATTATTCGTCGTGATTTGCGTAACCGCATCACTCACGAACCAGACCCTGAAATTCCGCTGGGCAATATACGCTAA
- the tldD gene encoding metalloprotease TldD, giving the protein MSLNLVSEQLLAANGLKHQDLFAILGQLAERRLDYGDLYFQSSYHESWVLEDRIIKDGSYNIDQGVGVRAISGEKTGFAYADQISLLALEQSAHAARTIVRDNGDGKVKTLGAVEHQALYTSVDPLQSMSREEKLDILRRVDSVARAADKRVQEVTASLTGVYELILVAATDGTLAADVRPLVRLSVSVQVEEDGKRERGASGGGGRFGYDYFLGDLDGEVRADAWAKEAVRMALVNLSAVAAPAGTLPVVLGAGWPGVLLHEAVGHGLEGDFNRRGTSVFSGHMGELVASELCTVVDDGTMADRRGSVAIDDEGTPGQYNVLIENGILKGYMQDKLNARLMGVAPTGNGRRESYAHLPMPRMTNTYMLPGKSTPQEIIESVEYGIYAPNFGGGQVDITSGKFVFSTSEAYLIENGKVTKPVKGATLIGSGIEAMQQISMVGNDLKLDNGVGVCGKEGQSLPVGVGQPTLKVDNLTVGGTA; this is encoded by the coding sequence ATGAGTCTGAACCTGGTAAGTGAACAATTGCTAGCGGCGAATGGCCTGAAACATCAGGATCTGTTTGCCATTCTGGGCCAACTGGCCGAACGCCGTCTTGATTACGGCGATCTCTATTTTCAGTCGAGCTATCACGAATCCTGGGTTTTAGAAGACCGCATCATTAAAGACGGTTCTTACAATATCGATCAGGGCGTTGGCGTGCGCGCCATCAGCGGCGAAAAAACAGGGTTTGCTTATGCAGACCAGATTAGCCTGCTGGCGCTGGAGCAAAGCGCCCATGCCGCGCGAACTATCGTTCGTGATAACGGTGACGGCAAAGTAAAAACGCTGGGGGCGGTAGAGCATCAGGCGCTTTACACTTCGGTTGATCCGTTACAGAGCATGAGCCGTGAAGAGAAACTGGATATTCTGCGCCGCGTAGACAGCGTGGCCCGCGCCGCCGACAAACGCGTCCAGGAAGTGACCGCCAGCCTGACCGGTGTTTATGAACTGATCCTGGTGGCAGCGACTGACGGTACGCTGGCCGCTGACGTCCGCCCGCTGGTACGCCTGTCCGTAAGCGTACAGGTCGAAGAGGATGGTAAGCGTGAGCGCGGCGCCAGCGGCGGCGGTGGTCGTTTTGGCTATGACTATTTCCTTGGTGACCTTGATGGTGAGGTTCGTGCCGACGCGTGGGCAAAAGAGGCCGTACGCATGGCGTTAGTCAATCTGTCTGCAGTTGCAGCCCCTGCGGGTACGCTGCCGGTGGTACTCGGCGCTGGCTGGCCTGGCGTTTTGCTGCATGAAGCGGTCGGTCATGGTCTGGAAGGTGACTTTAACCGTCGTGGCACCTCGGTATTCAGCGGTCATATGGGTGAGCTGGTAGCGTCAGAACTGTGTACCGTTGTGGATGATGGCACAATGGCGGATCGTCGTGGTTCCGTGGCTATCGATGACGAAGGTACGCCGGGTCAGTACAACGTGCTGATCGAAAACGGCATTCTGAAAGGCTACATGCAAGACAAACTGAATGCGCGTCTGATGGGCGTGGCGCCAACGGGTAATGGTCGCCGTGAATCTTACGCGCACCTGCCGATGCCGCGCATGACCAACACCTATATGCTGCCGGGGAAATCCACGCCGCAGGAAATCATCGAATCCGTTGAATACGGTATTTATGCGCCTAACTTCGGTGGCGGCCAGGTGGATATCACCTCCGGGAAATTCGTATTCTCGACGTCCGAAGCGTATCTGATTGAAAACGGTAAAGTGACCAAACCGGTGAAAGGCGCAACGCTGATTGGCTCCGGTATCGAAGCGATGCAGCAAATTTCGATGGTGGGTAACGACCTGAAACTGGATAACGGGGTTGGCGTTTGCGGTAAAGAAGGGCAGAGCTTGCCGGTGGGCGTGGGCCAGCCGACGCTGAAGGTGGATAACCTGACCGTAGGTGGCACCGCCTGA
- the yhdP gene encoding AsmA2 domain-containing protein YhdP, which yields MRRLPGILLLTGAAFVVIAALLVSGLRLALPHLDSWRPAILGKIESATGLPVSASQLSANWQNFGPTLEARDIHAQLKDGGEFSVKRVTLALDVWQSLLHMRWQFRDLTFWQLQLRTNTPIQRSESGDGIEADHLSDLFLRQFDHFDLRDSQISFLTLSGQRAELAIPQLTWLNGKNRHRAEGQVSLSSLTGQHGVMQVRMDLRDDNGLLNNGRVWLQADDIDVKPWLNKWMQDNVALQTARFSLEAWMTISKGVVSGGDVWLKKGGASWLGENRTHTLAVDNLTAHISHEGPGWQFSIPDTRITMDDKPWPSGALTLAWIPEQEVGGENNKRSDELRIRASNLDLAGLEGLRPMASRLSPALGDIWRATQPSGKIDVLALDIPLQATEKTRFQSSWTDLAWKQWKLLPGAEHFSGTLAGSVEDGALTASMQQAKMPYETVFRAPLEIESGVATLSWLKNDKGFQLDGRNIDVKAKAVRARGGFRYLQPVGDEPWLGILAGISTDDGSQAWRYFPENLMGKELVDYLSGAIQGGEADNATLVYGGNPHLFPYLHNEGQFQVLVPLRNAKFAFQPDWPALTDLNIELNFINDGLWMKTDSVNLGGVKASNLTANIPDYAKEKLLIDADINGPGKAVGPYFDETPLKDSLGATLEQLQIDGDVNARLHLDIPLDGSLVTAKGDVNLRNNSLFIKPLDSTLKNLNGKFSFINGDLQSEPMTANWFNQPLNVDFSTTEGAKAYQVAVNLQGDWQPTHMGILPAQVNDALSGSMAWNGKVGIDLPYHAGPTYDIELKGDLKNVSSHLPAPLNKATGEALPVNVKARGNLRSFDLTGNAGSKNHFNSRWLLNQKLTLDRAIWTSESRTVPALPDQQGIELNLPPMDGAQWLALFQKGAADNVGTNANFPQRITVRTPSLSLGGQQWNNLSIVSEPASNGSIVQAQGREINATLAMRNNAPWLANIKYLYYNPSAAKPSPNSTPASPFSAIDNVSFRGWPDLQLRCAECWMWGQKYGRIDADVAIKGDTLTLNNGLLDTGFARLTTDGVWVNTPGKERTSLKGKLSGSKIDSAAGFFGVSTPIRNSSFNVEYDLHWRNPPWEPDEASLNGILRARLGKGEITELSTGHAGQLLRLLSFDALLRKLRFDFSDTFSEGFYFDSIRSTAWIKDGVMHTDDTLVDGLEADIAMKGSVNLVRRELDMEAIVAPEISATVGVAAAFAVNPIVGAAVFAASKVLGPLWSKVSILRYRITGPVDKPQINEVLRQPRKESQQ from the coding sequence GTGAGGCGATTGCCGGGGATATTACTGCTCACTGGAGCCGCATTCGTTGTCATCGCAGCGCTGCTGGTCAGTGGACTGCGCCTTGCGCTACCTCATCTTGATAGCTGGCGCCCGGCGATCCTTGGCAAGATTGAATCCGCCACCGGCCTGCCCGTTTCCGCCAGCCAACTTTCCGCTAACTGGCAAAATTTCGGTCCTACGCTTGAAGCGCGCGATATCCATGCGCAGCTGAAAGACGGTGGGGAATTTTCGGTCAAGCGCGTCACGTTAGCGCTGGATGTCTGGCAAAGCTTGCTACACATGCGCTGGCAGTTTCGTGATCTCACCTTCTGGCAGTTACAACTGCGCACCAATACCCCCATCCAGCGCAGCGAAAGCGGTGATGGAATTGAAGCCGATCACCTCAGCGATCTCTTCCTGCGCCAGTTTGATCATTTCGATCTGCGCGACAGTCAGATTAGCTTTTTAACCCTCTCAGGCCAGCGTGCTGAACTGGCGATCCCACAGCTTACCTGGCTGAACGGTAAAAACCGGCATCGCGCTGAGGGGCAGGTCAGTCTCTCCAGTCTGACCGGGCAGCACGGCGTTATGCAGGTGCGTATGGATCTGCGTGACGACAACGGACTATTGAATAACGGTCGGGTCTGGCTTCAGGCCGACGACATCGACGTCAAGCCGTGGCTGAATAAATGGATGCAGGATAACGTTGCGCTGCAGACCGCGCGTTTTAGCCTGGAAGCATGGATGACGATCAGCAAAGGCGTGGTTTCCGGCGGCGATGTCTGGCTGAAAAAAGGCGGGGCAAGCTGGCTGGGTGAAAATCGTACGCACACGCTCGCCGTCGATAATCTGACGGCGCACATCAGCCATGAAGGGCCGGGCTGGCAATTCTCTATTCCCGATACCCGTATCACCATGGATGATAAACCCTGGCCGAGCGGGGCGTTAACGCTGGCCTGGATACCAGAACAGGAAGTCGGTGGTGAGAATAACAAACGCAGCGACGAGCTTCGCATTCGTGCCAGCAATCTGGATCTGGCCGGGTTAGAAGGGCTGCGTCCGATGGCATCCAGGCTATCGCCTGCGCTGGGGGATATCTGGCGAGCTACGCAGCCGAGCGGCAAGATAGATGTGCTGGCGCTGGATATCCCGTTACAGGCGACAGAAAAAACCCGCTTCCAGTCCTCGTGGACCGATCTGGCCTGGAAACAGTGGAAGCTGCTGCCAGGGGCAGAACACTTCTCCGGTACGCTTGCGGGAAGCGTGGAAGATGGGGCGCTAACCGCTTCCATGCAGCAAGCCAAAATGCCGTATGAAACCGTCTTTCGCGCACCGCTGGAAATAGAGAGCGGCGTGGCGACGCTAAGCTGGCTGAAAAATGATAAAGGCTTTCAGTTAGATGGACGCAACATCGATGTTAAAGCGAAAGCGGTACGCGCGCGCGGCGGTTTTCGCTATCTGCAGCCCGTCGGTGATGAGCCATGGTTGGGCATTCTGGCAGGCATCAGCACCGACGATGGCTCTCAGGCCTGGCGTTATTTCCCGGAAAACCTGATGGGCAAAGAGCTGGTTGACTATCTCAGTGGCGCTATTCAGGGCGGCGAAGCGGATAACGCCACGCTGGTGTATGGCGGCAACCCACATTTGTTCCCCTATCTCCATAATGAAGGGCAGTTTCAGGTCCTGGTGCCGCTTCGCAATGCGAAGTTTGCTTTCCAGCCCGACTGGCCCGCGCTGACTGACCTCAATATTGAACTGAACTTCATTAACGACGGTCTGTGGATGAAGACGGATAGCGTTAATCTGGGTGGTGTGAAGGCCAGTAATCTGACGGCCAACATCCCCGACTATGCAAAAGAAAAACTGCTGATTGATGCCGATATCAACGGGCCGGGCAAGGCGGTCGGACCTTATTTTGATGAGACGCCATTAAAGGATTCTCTCGGCGCCACGCTCGAGCAGTTGCAAATTGACGGCGATGTGAATGCTCGCTTACATCTTGATATTCCGCTGGACGGCTCGCTGGTTACCGCTAAAGGCGACGTCAACCTGCGTAATAACAGCTTGTTTATTAAACCGCTCGACAGCACGCTGAAGAATTTGAACGGCAAATTCAGCTTTATCAACGGCGATCTGCAAAGTGAGCCGATGACGGCGAACTGGTTTAATCAGCCGCTGAACGTCGACTTTTCTACGACCGAAGGAGCGAAAGCCTACCAGGTCGCCGTGAATCTACAAGGTGACTGGCAGCCAACCCACATGGGGATTTTACCGGCGCAGGTCAACGACGCGTTGAGCGGAAGCATGGCGTGGAATGGCAAAGTGGGAATCGATCTTCCGTATCATGCCGGGCCGACCTACGACATTGAGCTAAAGGGCGACCTGAAGAATGTAAGTAGTCACTTACCTGCTCCGCTGAATAAAGCTACCGGTGAGGCGTTGCCGGTGAACGTTAAGGCCAGGGGCAATCTGCGCAGCTTTGATCTGACCGGCAACGCTGGCAGTAAGAATCACTTTAACAGCCGCTGGCTACTGAATCAGAAACTGACGCTTGACCGCGCAATCTGGACGTCGGAAAGCCGCACCGTGCCCGCGTTACCCGATCAGCAAGGCATTGAGCTTAACCTTCCCCCTATGGATGGCGCGCAGTGGCTGGCGTTGTTCCAGAAAGGCGCTGCAGATAATGTTGGTACCAACGCCAACTTCCCTCAACGGATCACGGTGCGGACGCCATCGTTATCCCTGGGTGGTCAGCAGTGGAATAATTTGAGTATCGTCTCTGAGCCTGCGAGCAACGGTTCCATCGTGCAGGCGCAGGGTCGTGAAATTAACGCCACGCTGGCGATGCGCAATAATGCGCCGTGGCTGGCCAATATTAAGTATCTTTATTACAACCCAAGCGCGGCAAAACCGTCACCGAATAGCACGCCTGCCTCGCCGTTCTCCGCCATCGACAACGTCAGCTTCCGTGGCTGGCCGGACCTTCAGCTACGCTGTGCAGAATGCTGGATGTGGGGACAGAAATACGGGCGCATTGACGCCGATGTGGCGATTAAAGGCGACACGCTCACCTTGAATAACGGTCTGTTGGATACCGGTTTTGCCAGACTGACCACCGACGGCGTATGGGTGAATACGCCGGGCAAGGAGCGGACGTCGCTGAAAGGTAAACTGAGCGGCAGTAAAATTGACTCCGCGGCCGGCTTCTTTGGCGTATCAACGCCGATTCGCAATTCTTCGTTCAACGTGGAGTACGATCTGCACTGGCGTAACCCGCCGTGGGAGCCAGATGAAGCCTCGCTGAATGGCATTTTGCGTGCCCGGTTGGGTAAAGGTGAGATAACCGAACTCAGTACCGGACATGCGGGGCAGCTATTACGCCTGCTGAGCTTTGATGCGTTGTTGCGTAAACTGCGTTTTGATTTCAGCGACACCTTCAGTGAAGGCTTCTATTTCGACTCGATTCGCAGCACGGCGTGGATCAAAGATGGCGTGATGCATACCGATGACACGCTGGTGGACGGTCTGGAAGCCGACATTGCGATGAAAGGCTCAGTGAACCTGGTGCGCCGGGAACTGGATATGGAAGCCATCGTCGCACCAGAAATCTCAGCTACCGTAGGGGTTGCCGCCGCGTTTGCCGTCAACCCGATTGTGGGTGCGGCGGTGTTTGCCGCCAGTAAGGTTCTGGGACCGCTGTGGAGCAAAGTCTCGATTCTGCGTTATCGCATCACCGGTCCGGTCGATAAGCCGCAGATTAACGAAGTTCTGCGTCAGCCGCGCAAAGAAAGCCAGCAATGA